In one window of Brassica rapa cultivar Chiifu-401-42 chromosome A07, CAAS_Brap_v3.01, whole genome shotgun sequence DNA:
- the LOC103828569 gene encoding cilia- and flagella-associated protein 251 isoform X1, whose product MAAPNPANMAAAPNPPLVLPDYVRFSPKSPEVILLLKRFIRKEQMPTCAVQFRSHADLQDTVSSNGWSAAAYPYFEEDEYWFFLHRKQQATDKKNVDRRLGDLGTWKARGRSTNIYIGAQLVGIKQKYELMKGKVKTGWFQFEYTRFSNKFDKICVAHLIFVKKPEVDYPSDISEEEEEEEEEEEEQEQEQEQEQEQEEEEEEEEESADEEEQGLQVQAPEVELVNEQQGLHEQVLNLEEEEAAASDEVEQTLANEQQRLQQVQSHEVELGNEHQGLQEQVVNFAHEEALPLVNGQQGHSLDDDDDEDWARFLNTDDDGLAIDDLFEDGDSEKTLGHVNEQQSLQDQVLNLEEEAAAAADDEEEQTRVNEVEQQGGVAGTSS is encoded by the exons ATGGCGGCACCAAATCCAGCAAATATGGCGGCGGCACCAAATCCTCCACTAG TTCTCCCTGATTATGTACGATTTTCTCCCAAGAGTCCTGAAGTGATCCTTTTGCTCAAGCGTTTCATACGGAAGGAGCAGATGCCTACTTGTGCTGTACAGTTTCGTTCCCATGCAGATCTCCAAGACACAGTATCTAGTAACGGGTGGAGTGCAGCAGCGTATCCTTATTTTGAAGAAGATGAATACTGGTTTTTTCTGCATAGGAAACAACAAGCCACGGATAAGAAGAATGTTGATAGAAGGCTTGGAGACTTGGGGACATGGAAGGCAAGGGGCAGGAGTACTAACATCTACATTGGTGCGCAGCTGGTAGGCATCAAACAGAAGTATGAACTTATGAAAGGCAAAGTTAAAACTGGATGGTTCCAATTCGAGTACACAAGGTTTTCCAACAAGTTCGACAAAATCTGTGTAGCCCATCTCATCTTTGTCAAGAAGCCTGAAGTGGATTATCCTTCTGATatcagtgaagaagaagaagaagaagaagaagaagaagaagaacaagaacaagaacaagaacaagaacaagaacaagaagaagaagaagaagaagaagaagaatctgcTGATGAGGAAGAGCAGGGTTTGCAGGTACAGGCTCCTGAGGTTGAACTTGTGAATGAGCAGCAGGGTCTGCATGAGCAGGTGTTGAacttggaagaagaagaagctgctgCTTCTGATGAGGTAGAGCAGACACTTGCAAATGAGCAGCAGAGGTTGCAGCAGGTGCAGTCTCATGAGGTTGAACTTGGGAATGAGCATCAGGGTCTGCAGGAGCAGGTGGTCAACTTTGCTCATGAGGAAGCGCTACCACTTGTGAATGGGCAGCAGGGGCATTCTCTGGACGATGACGACGACGAGGACTGGGCTCGCTTCTTGAACACTGACGATGATGGTCTGGCGATTGATGACTTGTTCGAAGATGGTGATTCAGAAAAGACGCTAGGACATGTGAACGAGCAGCAGAGTCTGCAGGATCAGGTGCTGAACTTGGAAGAagaagctgctgctgctgctgatgaTGAGGAAGAGCAGACACGTGTGAATGAGGTGGAGCAGCAGGGGGGGGTTGCAGGTACATCCTCATGA
- the LOC103828569 gene encoding NAC domain-containing protein 53 isoform X2 translates to MAAPNPANMAAAPNPPLVLPDYVRFSPKSPEVILLLKRFIRKEQMPTCAVQFRSHADLQDTVSSNGWSAAAYPYFEEDEYWFFLHRKQQATDKKNVDRRLGDLGTWKARGRSTNIYIGAQLVGIKQKYELMKGKVKTGWFQFEYTRFSNKFDKICVAHLIFVKKPEVDYPSDISEEEEEEEEEEEEEEEEESADEEEQGLQVQAPEVELVNEQQGLHEQVLNLEEEEAAASDEVEQTLANEQQRLQQVQSHEVELGNEHQGLQEQVVNFAHEEALPLVNGQQGHSLDDDDDEDWARFLNTDDDGLAIDDLFEDGDSEKTLGHVNEQQSLQDQVLNLEEEAAAAADDEEEQTRVNEVEQQGGVAGTSS, encoded by the exons ATGGCGGCACCAAATCCAGCAAATATGGCGGCGGCACCAAATCCTCCACTAG TTCTCCCTGATTATGTACGATTTTCTCCCAAGAGTCCTGAAGTGATCCTTTTGCTCAAGCGTTTCATACGGAAGGAGCAGATGCCTACTTGTGCTGTACAGTTTCGTTCCCATGCAGATCTCCAAGACACAGTATCTAGTAACGGGTGGAGTGCAGCAGCGTATCCTTATTTTGAAGAAGATGAATACTGGTTTTTTCTGCATAGGAAACAACAAGCCACGGATAAGAAGAATGTTGATAGAAGGCTTGGAGACTTGGGGACATGGAAGGCAAGGGGCAGGAGTACTAACATCTACATTGGTGCGCAGCTGGTAGGCATCAAACAGAAGTATGAACTTATGAAAGGCAAAGTTAAAACTGGATGGTTCCAATTCGAGTACACAAGGTTTTCCAACAAGTTCGACAAAATCTGTGTAGCCCATCTCATCTTTGTCAAGAAGCCTGAAGTGGATTATCCTTCTGATatcagtgaagaagaagaagaagaagaag aagaagaagaagaagaagaagaagaagaatctgcTGATGAGGAAGAGCAGGGTTTGCAGGTACAGGCTCCTGAGGTTGAACTTGTGAATGAGCAGCAGGGTCTGCATGAGCAGGTGTTGAacttggaagaagaagaagctgctgCTTCTGATGAGGTAGAGCAGACACTTGCAAATGAGCAGCAGAGGTTGCAGCAGGTGCAGTCTCATGAGGTTGAACTTGGGAATGAGCATCAGGGTCTGCAGGAGCAGGTGGTCAACTTTGCTCATGAGGAAGCGCTACCACTTGTGAATGGGCAGCAGGGGCATTCTCTGGACGATGACGACGACGAGGACTGGGCTCGCTTCTTGAACACTGACGATGATGGTCTGGCGATTGATGACTTGTTCGAAGATGGTGATTCAGAAAAGACGCTAGGACATGTGAACGAGCAGCAGAGTCTGCAGGATCAGGTGCTGAACTTGGAAGAagaagctgctgctgctgctgatgaTGAGGAAGAGCAGACACGTGTGAATGAGGTGGAGCAGCAGGGGGGGGTTGCAGGTACATCCTCATGA